tttttttagtagacaccctagagaataaaatggtggttgttgcaatattttatgtcacactgtatttgcgcagcagtctttcaaatgcaattttttttggaaaaaattactttaatgaattaaaaaaaaaaatctaaccagtaaagttagcccatttttttttttttttttttgtataatgtgaaagattttacgtcacgagaatcgtgagagaatcgtgatctttttattctaagcaaaaaaatcgtcattctcattttggccagaatcgtgcagctctaatatgaaCTATATGTTTTGATTAACTTTTGTATTATAATTGTATTTGTATATGGTAACAAATTGTATGCACATATGGGTTACATACAGATTGATATGGTTTATGTCATTaccttaattttttctttttaatatgaaGAGCTTCCTTAATTTTTAGTTTTACATTGGATGTTTGGGATTTGAAGGCAGCAGCTTTAGTATTTCTATTTTTATTGTATTAATAATTTTGGGTGGTTGcagtgtaattatttatttataatcaAAGATACGTAAAACATATGTAAACATTTGTACTTTAATTAGTACTAATTATATTGAATGTTTTACATACCTCTTATTTTAACATATGTTGcagatttttttggatatgtatagaTTTTTTTCTGTATGCACAAAAATACAATATGTGACAGATCCTAGTAATAGTCTTCTGCTAGCCATGCAAACAGAAATGTTCAGGAAGTTCCAACTAGCTATCAGAGGTTGAACAATCAAATTAATTAACCActtcggaaggtttaccccccttcatgaccaggccattttttgcgatatggcactgcattgcttaaactgacaattgcaagtcgtgcaacgctgtaaaaaaaatcctaataagcttatattgactaatgtactaatgacaccggcagggaaggggttaacatcaggggctatcaaagggttaaatgtgtgaatagggagtgtttactaactgtagaggaggtgcttgtactgtgggaagacagagatccgtgttctgcttagcagaaacacaagatcactacattccctactgacagaacgacgatctgccttgtttacaatcgTTGGGTGCCGGAGAAGACATCGAGTCTCCCACCAGACCCCCTGATTGGCTCCtaccgtgtccaatcacagtggtagTGGGTCGCCAGCGGCGCATGTgtgcaccccagacccggaagtgcataATCACGTATCTGTATGTGATTCTGCTCAGAGGAGCCGCCGCCCCACAGTAAATGTACAAGgagcggtcggcaagaggttaaagtgtaagtaaacatAACAATGAAATATATTATTTGCTCCTTTTGTCTAAAAAATTTTGAGAAATATACCATTGATTGTGTTTTGTTATTCAATAAGTGCAACAAAAAGATccaattgatcctgccagaaatcttataagctgataacttcctgtgctcccaGCGTGTTGCACTGTTATCGTTTACACTGTTCCCGGCTCTCTCTATAAACTACTGAACCATCccctctatgttatggagaagTGGGTAGGAGTAGGTGTTCTGTAATCCTGTCATTGGGTGACAACCCTACTCCCCCATAGGTGCAGTACAGCGAGTGAGTGTTGTCGCCCTAGGACAGGAAAAGGGGTACTGGCAAGATTACCAGTGAAAATAAAGAAAGTGAATGTAGCCACCATATTTTAGAACTGTTagagctgcaatatattccatttttgttcttgggttttaaCACACTCTAAAGCCTTCTACACCCAAGTTACCAAACAGCGATCAATGTTGTTGGTGAAAAGTTGCCTAAttccatgccggatttttatttaaaatttggcgcggagttccccctcaagatcatctgagcacaagtcgcatgccgaagtcggatcaagcgagacggcgatccgactttgatccgacttcaatgatagtcaataggctgaagtcggatcaaagtcggatcaaagtagtacagggagtacgctctgaagtcggagcgacttcagtagtgtctattaagacgctcccattcacttaaatgtgaatctctttctggggcgacttggggcgacttgagggcgtacaagtcggatcccaagtcgtcccagtgtgaaccgacccttaatctGTTTGCCGACCAAATGTTTGTTGTTATCATCTGAAAACTGTTAAGCGTATAACCTGCATTAAATAAAAAATAGCACTAaccaagaaataaataaaataaaataattctcCTTCGTGGCATTTTAAAAGATGTTTTTGAAAATCTTCTTGTGAGTTAATTTTGGCCAATAATATCACCTATGATTAATTTTATTTAGGTGCAAGGTTAGGAAACATCATGTCAACTCCAATCCCATTGTAATTATGTTATTAGGAAAGTCATCTTGTTTTGTTTTAGCAGAAGAtactttttgaagaaaaaaaaaaaagttgacgtaAGCAGTTGCTTGTCTTGCATGCACTGTGTTTGATGTTCCAGGTAGTTCATGTAAGGATCTGCCTTGATTTACTTTGATTGACAAGACTCCCTCTATATATACATATGAAACAACCAAGTAGATATAGCAGAGATCAGCAAAGGAGCAAGAAAGAAAATAGCTCGTAGAAAAGGTTTTAACTGTTATTATTTGTTGTACAAGTGTAGTTTTTATAGACTGTTAACAGAGTATTTCTAAAGATTTTCGTGTTTTGATTTATTGAAAGTACTTGGATAACTTTTTAGTACTCTTTGTGCATTCAGCTGTTTCAAGGTAAATTCAGTTTCAAGGTAAATATACTTTTAGATCATTTCAAATGTTTGTCCAGCATGTTAAAGATAATAATGTTGTACCCATAGAAAACTTATGACttgtttaaaaaagatttttttcctaagaatttgttttaattttaatcCTACATTTATTTTAATTCCGTGTTTCAGATCTATTTAGTATAAAACAATACTTTTAGAGATGTGAgcctgtttttttaaataaataaagtgtatCGTATAAGATATTTAAGGTGATAAAATAGTTTTCTTAGATCTCTGTTTATTTAGGTTGAAAAGTTAGAAAAGTACACATTCTTTAACTTCCCTCGACTGCCCAACTTCATAGGTTACTTAAAATTAGTAAATAATGAATTTTTGGTTAAGCTAATTTGCTGTGTTAGCCTGCAGGGAAAGAATGTTTGTATAGAGATAGCAACCTCACAAAAAGTTTAGCAAGTTAGAGGGATTTTTACTTTTTCATACCTGTTCTTTACTttctttatcttaaaaaaaaaaagaatgttgcaGTGCCAGCAATAGTGACCAGTTCCATTGTTTTCTGTCCATTTATATCTTCTTGTCTGTTGATGTAGTAAAATTAACTTGAGTAGATGAAGTTTACTCAACTGTAAGCCATGTATATTTGATATATAGTTTAATATGATGTGATGTACATTACTTTGTATGCTACAAGAATCATATTTACAATTGTTATCTGTGAAGACTCAAGCAATATTATGAAGTTTTCGATAACTTCAACTCTTTCAGCTggatatgaacttttttttttcgaGGCCAATAAAAATGCGAAAAACACTGTAATTTATTGTTTGGACCTATTTAAAAGGTatctagatttttatttttattttgaatgaaTCAAGAAAGAGTTAGAACTCATTTCAATGTGTTTCCTTTTTTTGCTGTGTATACCACTGTTGGGTAGACCCAGCCTCTCTGTGTCCTGCTGACCATTGTCACCAGGGCTAAAAATGTGATTTGTTACTGAAAGAGGAAGAGGGAAAACTTGATATGATAACTGTTTAAAATTGCCCATAGACATTTTCTTCTGAAATTTTTGGTGATGAGGTACACCACTAGAAATCAGACTTTGTTTTTCTGAGAAGCTGTAGAATGACCTTTGCTCAAGCTGGCACCTTTGTTGTTACTTTTTGCAATTTGGTTTGTATTATGCATGTTTTCGCTATTTTTAATTTCGCTTTGCCTAACAGCTTTTGTCATGACTAGTACTGTAGCTGTGTTATAAACATGCATTATGCTATAATGGGTTAATTTGCTTGGCTTCTACTACTCACAACCTTTTCTGTGAGGGGGAAAAGCATGTCTACCATACAAATTGTCCACTGTGAAAGTTCTATCATGACTTTGCTTAAAGCACGGGTAAAGAAAATAATTTAAAGATTTGGGCTTATTTGGACATACATGGTTATTGTATTTTCACTCTTCTTATTGATTTACAATTACTTTATGTAGGTAACGAGTGGCCTTTGTGAACAATGGATAAAAAAAGTGTTGTCCTGGTTTCCCTTCTGGTCTTAAACAGCTGCCTGAGCACCTTGGCCATCTCCAACTTCAGCTTGAGAACATTCATTGGCTGTGCCGTTAGGGAATTCACCTTCTTGGCAAAGAAACCTGGCTGTAAGGGTTTACGTGTTACAACAGATGCCTGTTGGGGACGCTGTGAAACTTGGGAGGTAAGCACCTTCAAAGGTTTTTAGTAAACAGTCTTTCACTGatttcatatctatctatctatctatctatctatctatctatctatctatctatctatctatctatctatctatctatctatctgtctgtctgtctgtctgtctgtctgtctgtctgtctggacACTTGACCATGACACCTTGTTGGGTAACCCCCTATATGGAGTTGGCCCATCTACagtatgcagctataacagcctcaatgTTTTTATAGAGCTGCTTTTGTGCACAAGGGCACAGTCATGCTATAAtagaaaagggccttccccaaataccgtatttattggcgtataacacatgccagagtataacacgcaccccaagtttaggagggaattttaaggaaaaaaacttttaggaaggaagtttaaggaaaaaaacttacatttaaatgcccatcaatgtagccttatcagtgtccatctgcagccttgtccatcattgcagaatgatcagtgtccatctgcagccttgctcagtctgattgcagccttgcccagtctgattgcagccttgcccagtctgattgcagccttgcccagtgtcattgcagccttgcccagtgtcattgcagccttgccctgcCTTGCCCAGTCTGATTGCAACCTtgtccagtgtctttgcagccctgCTCGTTTTAAAATTAGCGCCGCCAaaatacacatagtcgagtgtactgtATACTCGGCGAGGCTtggctcctctctgctcctctcatagtcccacctcttggcccagctcctatgatggacataacacaggtccaatggcgggactgcgaggggagccgagaggagccgagtctagccgagtacacagtacactcggctatgtgtatttcggcggcgctcgctcctctccccctcacagTCAGCGGGGATCGCACACggtttccccctgattttaagggggaaaaagtgtgtgttataagccgataaatacggtagttacccTGAAATTGGAAGTATACAATTGTCTAAAATGGCTTTGTATGTGCTGtggcattaacagtacccttcactggaaactccCTGTACTTTGGAGGGGTACCAACATACTTTTTGCCATACAGTGTTGCTATGCATGGGGGGAGTGTAGCAAGCCCTACCAAAAACAAAGTTTAACAAAAACTGACTACATGCCAATCTCCTGTGCACACGTGGCTGGCATGTAACACATTATGACTACAGGTGCCCATGTGAACCTAacctaaaaacattttattttagcatttttttgtacaattaaatataaaaaaagaagtgATTTCTTCCTTGGCTGCTTCAAATGCTAGCTAAAGCTGAGATGACCATGTACCTCCAATAATGGTTGGTGAATTTCTATGCATTGACCCTATGATGGCAGTTGGGCTATGCACACAGCTAATCCACTGAGAAATTACATTTCAGACCTGTGTCCCATGTATAGGCTTCCCCCCAAGGGATCATTTCTAGCATAATAAATTACTATAGTTATTGAACTATTCCTTCTATTGTTCACTGTATTTGCAGGCCCTTAAGCACCTGCCCAGGCTGGTATGCATATATGTTTGTTGTAGGTATCTTAAATCTggaagacaggtttttttttttaatgctaaaagaaaagaaagtaacttgattttttttctgtcataGAAACCCATCCTAGACCCACCCTACATAGATGCTTATCACAAAGTCTGCACCTACAACGAAACTAAGCTGGTTACTGTGAAATTACCTAACTGCCTGCCCAGCGTGGACCCATTCTTCACTTATCCTGTGGCCATCAGATGTGACTGTGGGGTTTGCTCTACTGCAACTACAGAGTgtgaggcgctttaaaaaaattctaGCTAGCTTGCTCTGTTTTTACCTACGGTATATAATTGCCTTATTTGggccaaataaaataaataaataaatcaatatactACGCCAATAACATTGataaagtgttttttctttttctggacCAAGCAATCCTTAGCTTAACTCACAGCGATATTAGATTTTTCCTTCTAAGAATATTTTGTGAATCAGGCATTTATATCACAAGGAAAAAATTCCATGCACTAATACATTTGTTGAAACTTTGCCTTTAATTTCACATGTGCCAACATCAGTCGATACGTCACTTTATCAATATCACATATAACAGCTTTGGAAATCAGGCCCCttgttaagctagccatacactgaaTATTTGTAGAAACAATTGTACAAAAAttttcagtacatttgatgacttgacgaaTGTTGTTCCAAAGTTCTTTTGCTTTTCTAACATTTGACTTTCCCAAAGGAAAAATGCAtacacttaaaggagttgtaaaggcaaaaggtttttttttatcttaatgcattctatgcattaggataaaaagccttctgtgtgcagcagccccagcaccccctaaaacttacctgagccccctctctgtcagcaatgTCTACGAGTCCCtccctgactctccctcctgattgactgagacacagcagcagcgccattggctccctcgactgtcaatcaaagtcagttagccaatcgggagagagagagggcggggccaaatggcagctccgtgtctgaatggacacacacagctgcagcttggctcgggtgcccccatagcaagcttcttgctgtgggggtactcgacagaaaggaggggccaggagcacagaaaagggacccaaaaagaggaagatccaggctgctctgtgcaaaaccaaccacacaTAGGAGGTAAcacatctgtttttgtttttctaaactAGACTTTTcaaacactttaaaaaattttccatcctgctcctttgaatctTTTCATCACTGCGGTCCAAAGTGAATATTGATTTGATCTCACTAACGGTTAGACAATGAAaccaatgtttgtaaaaaaaaaaatgtcgaacAAAAATTATAGTAGGGTTTGGCctgctttagggctcatgcacattgcagctcaaataaaagctgcttttacaggcatttgagcttttatttctctgcctaaaagcttAAATAAGCTTGTGTTTTTTTGTGcccttttgcacatttttattgagcttctttgagcttttttgagcataagagtttttttttttcacaaaccctcccctcagctcatTTTTCATATTCTTTCGATacaagcttctttgagcttttttgtgctttttcatgCTTTTTCGGCACTTAGGCGTTTTTTCTGCTCGCAAGCTCCTTTCAAAAACTTCAGTTTGGTGGGGGGGGGTTtcctgcctgtaagagcatatgcctgtaaacaccTGAAAAAGcgatagtgtgcatggacacattggctaatatggaggggagtttccaggcagaaaaaatgagagctAAAAAAagttcaaaagcctgtaggagcagcttctttgagcttcgttgaaatgcagtgtgcatgagcccgaAGTGCAGCCAGTTTGGCATTTTCAGAAGTTTTCAGTCATATGTTCTCACAGGTAGAAAAAATACCCCACCAAActtgcatttttgagaggagctttcgagcaaAAAAGACACCTGAGTGTccaaaaacgtgcaaaaaaacatgaaaaagctcaaagaagcttgaaaacacacacaagaataaaagaaaaattagCTGAGGGGGTTTGTGGAACAAAAACATTTATGTTTaaaaaagctcaataaaaacatgcaaaagagcacaaaaaagcacaagcttcttcaagcagaaataaaagctcaaatgcctgtaaaagcagcattttttgggTTGCAATGTGCATGAACCTTTAGAGTGGAGGGGGTTTTGCTTTAAAATGGAAGATCAAAACCCCCATTGTTAATACCCAACTTTCATCCCCAATATCAATGTCCAGAGGTACCAGACAAGGACACTCTTTCTCCCATTATGTTTAACCTTGCTTTGGATCCCCTTCTCTGCCTCCTAGAATCTCAACCCATTTTCCAGAGTATAACCATAGGCCATAAAACCAATAAAATCATTGCTTTCGCAGATGATTTGCTCCTATTTGTTTCTCATACAGAATCTTCTGTATAATGTTCCTTATTAAATTAATTTGGTCTAATTTCAGGTTCATCCATTAATTTTGATAAATCAAAAGCACCCTATTTATCCAATCATCATAAGCCTCCTTGGAGCAACCTTTAACACTTTATTTGGTGCAAGGAAAAATTTCTTAGCTTGGCGTATTCACACCCAAATACCCACACAGTCTATATAAGGTTAACATTCCCCTGGTGTTATGCTCAATAAAAGCATCTCTCACTACATGGAAACATTTTAATATCTCATATATGGGCAGAATAAGCTTGGTAAAAATGGTAGCTTTTCCTAAGCTTTTTTTACACCATACAGGTTATCCACTCTCTTCCTTAAACACTTTGACCTCAAGTATATCTATAAGATGTTCAAAGAGTTCATCTGGGGCAGCAAGATAGCAACCATAGGCCTACGTACCCTACAACAAATGTAGTCTAAGTAAATACGTAAGGGAATGGATTCATATATTCTCCAGAACCCGAGTAGGAAAGTAATTTCCACTCTATATAAATTCTTCTGGCGGCCACTGGATTACACTTCTCCATTGACTGGCCTAAATAAAGGGACCAGGAATTTCCCCCACTTTCAGGTTGAAACTCCTCTGAAATCAATATGTCTACCTTGGGGCACAATCAAAGCCACAATGTATCACGGAATGATTCTTTTGTCTTTTCCACCATTCTTGAATATCTCCACATCTCTCCTACCTTATGGGCATAAGCTCCTCCTCTTATTACCCTAAATGAGGCCATTTAGATGCAGACTTGTATCATGCTTTTTGGACATGTCCCAAAATCTAAGTTTCTGGCACTCAGTAGCTCTCTATGCCACCACACACTTGCTAAACTACCTACCTTTAATCCCTAAGTGAGCCCTTTTTGGTCTAATCAATATACCAGGTATCAAAATATCAAGAGGCTGTAAACAACTTATTTTTGTTATGTCCCTTGTGGCACCAAGCTATTCCTTATCAGTGGATTTTCCTGGAACCCCACACCACTTCTCTGTTCACAGCTAAATGATCTTTGTTTTCCACGTGGAATGAGTGGAGGCCTCCTTAAGTAAGGACTCACAGGTTCAAAATTACTTTGAGGTTTAGAGGTGCTTTATTCAAACTTTGCCTTAGGTACTCAACAATCTATAGTACAGTGTTTCCAATACACCCAGTGGAAGCAACTAATGATCCCTCCATTGATGTCTTACCCTCCACTTAACCCAATATGTTTTGTAATCTATTGACGGAGGGCTCTCCCATTTTTTGCTACCTCTTAACTACTAGACGGACCACCATCCATCTAAGTGTTTCTTACCATTCACCCCTGGGGCCAGCGCTGTTAGCTCATCACCAAGCTGTACTGACAAAATGTACAATCTTATTATTATCTTGTTTTATTGGCCAAATGTTGTGGTGTTTCGTCACATtcagctacccatcacattttgctacccgctggagtgtgcatgcgcgacgccgccatatgcgttccctcactgttgtaagacaccactttgtCAAAGGGACCCTCATGGGCctgcttcactcgccacgcttcgggcacacttggcataattataatctaactctatgtccacttggatggtggggtttgaacctggactcaggggtgtgacCACAAAATTCAGCGCAAGCGCAGATCgtcagtgttggaacgcatatggcggcatcgcgcatgcgcagtccagcgtgtagccaaatgtgatgggtcgccatatgtgatgaaACAGTGGCCACACTTACTGTCCATTGCATTCTTGcattaaataataagaaaaaaaaggaagtaaaggctaaaataaataaataaataaataaagtttaaagCCTTCCCCACTGCTGATAAACATGCTGccacagctcattgaattcatcCCTCGTCATCCCTTCATCCCTTGTCGATCCTCTCATtgcctttacttctactttaatgcAAACAGTCCCTTCACTGGGCTTGCAGAGCTTAGGGCCCATTTGggcctacactatattaccaaaagtattgggacgcctgcctttacacgcacatgaactttaatgacattccatcttagaccgtagggttcaatattgagttggcccaccctttgcagctataacagctt
This Aquarana catesbeiana isolate 2022-GZ linkage group LG13, ASM4218655v1, whole genome shotgun sequence DNA region includes the following protein-coding sequences:
- the GPHB5 gene encoding glycoprotein hormone beta-5; the encoded protein is MDKKSVVLVSLLVLNSCLSTLAISNFSLRTFIGCAVREFTFLAKKPGCKGLRVTTDACWGRCETWEKPILDPPYIDAYHKVCTYNETKLVTVKLPNCLPSVDPFFTYPVAIRCDCGVCSTATTECEAL